A window of Neosynechococcus sphagnicola sy1 genomic DNA:
GTCGTTGAATCAGCGCTTGCCAGAACCCATAGAGGTGTGCTTTAATCGCCTCCGGATTGAAGGATAGACTCGGTGGTCGCTCCGTAAACCCAAACCCCAGCAGATCTAATGCCCATGTCTCCTGTTCACAGGCCAGTAGGGGGAACAGACGACGGAATTCTAAAACGGAACTGTCAAAGCCATGGAGTAATAACAGCGGCGGATGATGGGGGTTAGCCAGAGTATGTACATAGGTCGTGGCGATGGTAATTGGTGGAGCCGCTGTTGATAGAGTGGTGAGAATCGGTTGCCACTGAATCTGAGCCAACAGGGCCATCGAGGTTGGTTCGGTGAGCTGATCCGAAAACAGGGGTGCCATGGAGTCGGGCATAGAAGCAAATGATCTCAAAAAACTCCCATGCACTTCGCGGCAAAAGTGTTTGAGTTTATCGCAGACCTCTGCGGCGGGTTCTGCTTCCCCAACAAACTGCCAGTTACCAATGGTGGATAACCGCCAAGCCTGACCCCGATGATCAAATCCCTCGGCTTCTACCCCAATGATTCGCTGAGCTGTTTCCATGCCGTCGCAGTGCAGCCGAATTTGTACCAGAATGCTACGACTTTGGAGTTTGCGGCTCCAGCCCGGAAAATGAAAGCCTAGATCGATCGAATCAGGATCTATGAATTGACGGGTATCTGGGTCGTTACTCCAGGGTTTGAGATCCACCCGCGCATCAGGAAATTCCGCTTGGAACAGATTCACTACCGCCGCAATTTTGCTGGCGAACTCTAAACTCTTTGCCTGCTCAACCGCATTCACGCCTCTCACTCCTGTTGCGTATATGGGGATTGGCTTGCCATTATAGGGCATGAATATGACTCAAAATAAGGCTCTGAAACAACCAATTCACGTAGAATATGAACCTGATTCTCAATAAGTATATTTTTCGATAATCTTTCATCCCTAGGGGTTTTAGGAGCTTCCGACACCACTCAGAATCTCCAGCTTGAGGCTTCTTGCCATCTCAGCTTTCCTCTCTAATTCGCCCTCAATATATCTCACTTGACCTCATTTTTGATTCGTATTATTTCTGCAACCGCACTGCATACCATTGGAAGAAATTTCCAGGTTCCATCTCTAAATCACAAGAAGTTTCCAGTAAATACTGAGCCTGTGCTTCGATGGTTGGGAAGCGATGCAGATCCTGAGGTAAGTCTTGCTGCCGATGCGATAGAACCACTTTAAGCTTATCCAGCAGTTCAGCAGCCGTGAGGAATTGTTCCGGTTGATTCGCTTCCAGTACCACAAAATTTTCCAGGTCGTAGAGGTGGGGATTGGACATGGTGATAGGGCTTGAGTCTTTAGGGTTTAGGGTAAGGCAGAGGGTTCTCGCTTGCAGGGCGGTTAACCCTGAGGGGTAGGCGGGGTAACTCCCCAACTTTACCTACAATAGATAAGCACAGTTTGGAACCCAGTAGGATGATTTCCTTGTCTTCTAGTCTGCAAGCTCGACTGGCGGAGCCATTGAAAATCGGTAACGTTGAGGTCAAGAGTCGAGTCCTGCAATCCCCCTTGTCAGGGGTGACGGATCTGGTGTTTCGACGCTTGGTGCGGCGGTTTGCACCAGACTCAATGATGTATACCGAAATGGTCAATGCCACGGGATTGCACTACGTTCACTCCTTGCCCAAGATTATGGAGGTAGACCCCAATGAGCGCCCCATTAGTATTCAACTGTTTGACTGCCGCCCTGATTTCCTCGCTGAAGCCGCCCAGATGGCGGTGGCGGAGGGAGCCGATACGGTGGATATCAATATGGGTTGCCCGGTGAATAAAATCACCAAAAATGGGGGCGGCTCGTCCCTCTTGCGAGAGCCAGAGACAGCTGAGGCAATTGTCCGGGCCGTGGTTCAGGCTGTATCAGTGCCCGTAACGGTGAAAACGCGCATCGGCTGGACGGATCAGGAAATTAACATTCTCGAATTTGCGCGCCGCATGGAGGCCGCAGGGGCACAGATGATTACCGTTCATGCCCGTACTCGCTCCCAGGGATATAATGGCCCTGCTAAGTGGGAGTGGATTGGTCGGGTGAAAGCAGTGCTCTCGATCCCAGTGATTGCCAATGGGGACAGTTTTTTCTGCGGAGACCGCATTGCAATGCCTAGAACAAACCGGAGCCGATGGGGTGATGTGCTCACGGGGAACCATGGGCTATCCCTTTTTGGTAGGAGAAATTGACCATTTTTTCAAGACGGGTCAGCATCGAGCAACTCCCACCACACAACAGCGCCTTGCCTGTGCCCGGGAGCATCTCTATGGGTTATGGGAGTATAAGGGCGATCGCGGTGTTCGCCAGGCTCGGAAGCACATGACCTGGTATGCCAAAGGTTTTCCCGGTGCCGCCGAATTGCGGGGACAGTTATGCTTAATTGAATCAGTTCAGCACGGCTTGGACTTAATTGATCAGGCGATGAGGTCCTTGGAAACGCTCCCCAGGGTGAGTGAAGTGCCTTGTTTCTAACGCCGCAGGACTAAGGGGCAAAGGTTGGCAGAGCGCGCAACAGAACTACATCTCCCGCACGATCGGTTGCCCATCTTTAATTTCACCAATCAGCACCCAATCTGTGACACCGACAAAAATCCCATTTTCCACCACGCCGGGAATGTTGTTGAGGGTACGCTCGAGTTCTGCGGGGTTGTCAATATGGCTGAATTTGACATCCAGCACCATGTTGCCCTGATCTGTGATCACCGGCCCATCTTTCCTCACCCCCATCCGCAGTTCTGGTTGGCCGCCTAGTTTGACCACCGCACGACTGACAGGGGCGATCGCCATCGGTAGCACCTCAATGGGGACGGGGAAGGTGGAACCCAAGCGATCGACTAACTTGGAGCTATCGACCACCACAATAAAGGTCTCTGCGAGGGCATCAACAATCTTTTCCCGCGTGTGAGCTGCACCGCCGCCCTTAATTAGATTCTTTTGCGGATCGACTTCATCGGCACCATCAATTGCCAGATCAATGGTTTCAACCTCATCCAGAGTTACCAGGGGAATGCCATACTTCTTTGCCAAGACCGATGCCTGAAAGGAGGTCGGCACCCCTTTGATATCTTTCAAGTCTCCGGATTTGAGGCGATCGCCCAGGAATTGAATCACAAATGCCGTCGTTGAACCCGTTCCCAAACCCACCACCATTCCCGACGAGACGCGGGCGGCTGCCGCTCTGGCAACTTCCTGTTTCATCACCTGAATGGGATCGAGGGCTGTGGTCATGGTGTGACTCCTATGCTTGCAGATGCTTTGTTACTTAGCATGACGCAAAGGGGAACGG
This region includes:
- a CDS encoding alpha/beta hydrolase, translated to MNAVEQAKSLEFASKIAAVVNLFQAEFPDARVDLKPWSNDPDTRQFIDPDSIDLGFHFPGWSRKLQSRSILVQIRLHCDGMETAQRIIGVEAEGFDHRGQAWRLSTIGNWQFVGEAEPAAEVCDKLKHFCREVHGSFLRSFASMPDSMAPLFSDQLTEPTSMALLAQIQWQPILTTLSTAAPPITIATTYVHTLANPHHPPLLLLHGFDSSVLEFRRLFPLLACEQETWALDLLGFGFTERPPSLSFNPEAIKAHLYGFWQALIQRPMTLVGASMGGAAAIDFALSYPQAVAKLVLIDSAGFTPGPVLGKFLVPPLGYLATEFLRHPRVRQGISASAYHDPSLASQDAQHCSALHLGQPGWRQALISFTQSGGYPSLQPRLPQLQTPTLILWGQSDRILGTAVAQSFQGAIAGSQLVWIPDCGHLPHLEKPQFTAEQILAFGR
- a CDS encoding chlororespiratory reduction protein 7 — its product is MSNPHLYDLENFVVLEANQPEQFLTAAELLDKLKVVLSHRQQDLPQDLHRFPTIEAQAQYLLETSCDLEMEPGNFFQWYAVRLQK
- a CDS encoding tRNA dihydrouridine synthase encodes the protein MSSSLQARLAEPLKIGNVEVKSRVLQSPLSGVTDLVFRRLVRRFAPDSMMYTEMVNATGLHYVHSLPKIMEVDPNERPISIQLFDCRPDFLAEAAQMAVAEGADTVDINMGCPVNKITKNGGGSSLLREPETAEAIVRAVVQAVSVPVTVKTRIGWTDQEINILEFARRMEAAGAQMITVHARTRSQGYNGPAKWEWIGRVKAVLSIPVIANGDSFFCGDRIAMPRTNRSRWGDVLTGNHGLSLFGRRN
- a CDS encoding tRNA-dihydrouridine synthase, whose protein sequence is MGTVFSAETALQCLEQTGADGVMCSRGTMGYPFLVGEIDHFFKTGQHRATPTTQQRLACAREHLYGLWEYKGDRGVRQARKHMTWYAKGFPGAAELRGQLCLIESVQHGLDLIDQAMRSLETLPRVSEVPCF
- the rpiA gene encoding ribose-5-phosphate isomerase RpiA, with the translated sequence MTTALDPIQVMKQEVARAAAARVSSGMVVGLGTGSTTAFVIQFLGDRLKSGDLKDIKGVPTSFQASVLAKKYGIPLVTLDEVETIDLAIDGADEVDPQKNLIKGGGAAHTREKIVDALAETFIVVVDSSKLVDRLGSTFPVPIEVLPMAIAPVSRAVVKLGGQPELRMGVRKDGPVITDQGNMVLDVKFSHIDNPAELERTLNNIPGVVENGIFVGVTDWVLIGEIKDGQPIVREM